GCTAGACTGGTGGAATCCCAACAACCTTCAACTTCACCTAACTCGGGATCCTTCTTCTGTGTTGCTATCTTCTGCAGTAAACTGTCATAACTGATTGGAACTTCATTTCTAGGCATTAGACGGGCCTGACACTCATCAATGGTTTTCTCATCCTCGATGGGAATTCTATgcaatttatcaatgaaaGACAACTGCTTCCCAAGTCGTACTCGAATTCTCTCCAAATCATTCCCGTCAACGGGCAGTCCGGATAATTTAAGCAACTTTCTAACATCGGCCTCATTTGGCAATTCCTCGCTGGTCGAATCAGCAAGGTACTCATCCACTGACCATGTCTGCTGTCCTAAATATTCCATCACTTCCTTCTTCGATCTAAATTTCTCACCAACTTTCGCTCTTGAACTATATAACCGACAGCATCTCGAACAATAACCATTTTTAAGACTCAGTTGGCGTACAAAGGACATCTTTAGACCTGCTTGATCGCTACAATTGACCACTTTAATTAAGCTGATTAGCCTTCATTTAGCTTATCAGAGAGTTGATGTTCGTTCTCTGTGATttagtgaaaaatttcaaaatatcgaaaatttttcaaaaatgcgatgagctgcccgatgagatgagatgcTTATGATTTAAAGATTGTTCGAGTTAAGCTTTTAAATCTTCTCAGAGGATTATTAACATTGATAGGAGGTTGCCAAAGATGAGAattaagaagaagaatactaGTGGTAATGCCAGAAATTTTATTACGAGATCTCAGGCTGTGAGAAAGCTGCAGGTGTCGTTGGCCGATTTTAGAAGGTTGTGTATCTTCAAAGGTATTTATCCTAGGGAACCcagaaacaagaagaaggctaaCAAAGGCTCTACTGCACCTACAACATTTTATTACTCGAAGGATATTCAGTATTTGATGCATGAGCCTGTGTTGGCCAAGTTTAGAGAACACAAGacttttgccaagaaattgacaaaGGCATTGGGAAAAGGTCAAGTTTCGTCTGCCAAAAAGTTGGAAGAGAACAGAAGTACTTATAAGTTGGACcatatcatcaaagaacGTTATCCAAGTTTCCCTGATGCTCTTAGAGATATTGATGACGCATTGAACATGTTGTTTTTGTTTGCCAATTTGCCAGCTACAGATCAGGTTTCTTCGACTCTTACTAGAGAAGCACAGGCTATTTGTAATCAATGGTTGGCATTTGTCGCGAAGGAACGTCTTGTGAGGAAAGTCTTTGTCTCTATTAAGGGTGTGTATTACCAAGCAGATGTCAGAGGTGAAGAAGTCAGATGGTTAGTTCCATACAAGTTCCCCGAAAACATTCCTAGTGATGTTGATTTCAGAATCATGTTGACATTCCTCGAATTCTACTCTACTTTGATGCATTTTGTGCTTTACAGACTGTATACCGATATCGGATTGGTGTACCCGCCCAAGTTGGACGCTGAGAAGGATAAGATAATAAGCGGATTGTCCTCATATATTCTAGAgtctcaagaagaagaaaactcCTTGAGAACCGGACAGTCGGACTCAAATTCTACCGCAGAGGCCAAGACGTTAGATGCAGCTACGCTAAAGTCAGCG
Above is a window of Torulaspora delbrueckii CBS 1146 chromosome 6, complete genome DNA encoding:
- the GTF1 gene encoding glutamyl-tRNA(Gln) amidotransferase subunit F (similar to Saccharomyces cerevisiae YGR102C; ancestral locus Anc_3.446) — translated: MSFVRQLSLKNGYCSRCCRLYSSRAKVGEKFRSKKEVMEYLGQQTWSVDEYLADSTSEELPNEADVRKLLKLSGLPVDGNDLERIRVRLGKQLSFIDKLHRIPIEDEKTIDECQARLMPRNEVPISYDSLLQKIATQKKDPELGEVEGCWDSTSLAQMKENKYFVVRGGLMQNRD
- the NOP7 gene encoding mRNA-binding ribosome synthesis protein NOP7 (similar to Saccharomyces cerevisiae NOP7 (YGR103W); ancestral locus Anc_3.447), producing the protein MRIKKKNTSGNARNFITRSQAVRKLQVSLADFRRLCIFKGIYPREPRNKKKANKGSTAPTTFYYSKDIQYLMHEPVLAKFREHKTFAKKLTKALGKGQVSSAKKLEENRSTYKLDHIIKERYPSFPDALRDIDDALNMLFLFANLPATDQVSSTLTREAQAICNQWLAFVAKERLVRKVFVSIKGVYYQADVRGEEVRWLVPYKFPENIPSDVDFRIMLTFLEFYSTLMHFVLYRLYTDIGLVYPPKLDAEKDKIISGLSSYILESQEEENSLRTGQSDSNSTAEAKTLDAATLKSALKVDDDKKDEDQEEAGETERVETTKLDTFEDNNKNKGDVLEQPTEYNSPVSTLFSKFVFYVGREVPIDIVEFLILSCGGTVISEAGLDQLEKKNEIDLSKVTHQLVDRPVLKNKVPGRTYVQPQWIFDCINRSDLLPANQYLPGESLPPHLSPWGDSVGYNPDEEEEAEGESDAESEVEEEAEDQVEVAKEEESEDEDLANQKELELEAQGVKYSEAPKESSKPSSKKRKAVSEEEEEKRLKMIMMSNKQRKLYKKMKYSNEKKDDRVKDLKKKKKQLSKANGKLKNLDRK